In Tsuneonella dongtanensis, a single window of DNA contains:
- a CDS encoding PH domain-containing protein has protein sequence MSETAEAGPRRTAPLGMLVSALSDIRKSLLPAVAGAYGLRDELSGIGFFAGIAVLAVAIGGIVAVLKWWRTTYVVGAEDIRVETGVLSRAARSVPYERIQDVSLEQPLLARALGLAQVKFETGAGGADELALTWLPIAEGEALRELVRERRDDEAAAAPAGDVPAEPSGEVLFAMPPRRLATFGLFEFSLAAFAIAAGAAQQFDDFLPFDIWDWEGWQARLDGPGHWLQGLGPFAQATAVGMAISTLVVVGFVTGLARTFARDWGFVLTRTAKGFRRQRGLFTKTDVVMPAHRVQAVEVRTRWLRRLFGWHALKFVSLAQDSGSGSHVVAPFGQMDELEPIARSAGFTLPDASVEWRRPAKRAYIDGAIIGAAVPVAASLGLLLSPAPVAAILPLLAVPVIAAGQYFRWRRARHALDVRQVYARHGWLAPRLDVASRVKLQSVEIAQGPLARRGGYATLHLGLAGGTMSFEAVPLADAKKIRDAVLDSIAGVDFSRLNSA, from the coding sequence GTGAGCGAAACGGCCGAAGCCGGGCCGCGCCGTACCGCGCCGCTGGGCATGCTGGTCAGCGCGCTGTCGGATATCCGCAAGTCGCTGCTGCCCGCGGTCGCTGGCGCCTATGGCCTGCGTGACGAACTGTCGGGCATCGGGTTCTTCGCCGGTATCGCCGTGCTGGCGGTCGCGATCGGCGGGATCGTGGCGGTCCTCAAGTGGTGGCGCACGACCTACGTCGTCGGGGCCGAGGATATCAGGGTCGAGACCGGAGTGCTGAGTCGCGCGGCGCGATCGGTCCCCTACGAGCGAATCCAGGATGTCAGTCTCGAACAACCCCTGCTCGCGCGGGCGCTCGGGCTGGCGCAGGTCAAGTTCGAGACCGGGGCAGGCGGGGCAGACGAGCTTGCGCTTACCTGGTTGCCGATCGCCGAGGGTGAAGCGCTGCGGGAACTGGTCCGCGAGCGTCGCGACGACGAGGCGGCCGCCGCACCAGCGGGCGACGTTCCTGCGGAGCCGTCCGGCGAAGTGCTGTTCGCGATGCCGCCGCGCCGTCTTGCAACGTTCGGCCTGTTCGAGTTCTCCCTCGCCGCCTTCGCCATCGCAGCGGGCGCGGCACAGCAGTTCGACGATTTCCTGCCGTTCGACATCTGGGATTGGGAGGGTTGGCAGGCGCGCCTCGACGGTCCGGGTCACTGGCTGCAAGGGCTGGGCCCCTTCGCGCAAGCTACGGCAGTGGGGATGGCGATCTCGACGCTTGTGGTCGTCGGTTTCGTCACCGGTCTCGCTCGTACCTTCGCGCGCGACTGGGGATTCGTCCTCACCCGCACCGCCAAGGGCTTTCGCAGGCAGCGCGGACTATTCACCAAGACCGACGTGGTCATGCCCGCACACCGGGTGCAGGCGGTCGAGGTGCGCACACGCTGGTTGCGTCGGCTGTTCGGGTGGCACGCACTCAAGTTCGTCAGCCTTGCACAGGACAGTGGATCAGGCAGCCACGTCGTCGCGCCGTTCGGACAGATGGACGAACTCGAACCGATCGCCCGTTCGGCGGGTTTCACGCTGCCCGACGCGTCGGTCGAGTGGCGTCGGCCTGCCAAGCGCGCGTATATCGATGGCGCGATCATCGGCGCGGCGGTCCCGGTTGCCGCGTCGCTCGGTCTTCTGTTGTCGCCAGCCCCAGTCGCCGCCATTCTGCCCTTGCTCGCCGTGCCGGTCATCGCCGCGGGCCAGTACTTTCGCTGGCGGCGTGCCCGCCATGCGCTCGATGTGCGGCAGGTTTACGCCAGGCATGGCTGGCTTGCGCCGCGGCTCGACGTCGCAAGCAGGGTGAAACTCCAGTCCGTCGAGATCGCGCAGGGGCCCCTGGCTCGCCGGGGCGGCTATGCGACGCTGCACCTCGGATTGGCGGGCGGCACCATGTCGTTCGAAGCGGTGCCATTGGCCGACGCGAAAAAGATCCGCGATGCCGTGCTCGACAGCATCGCGGGGGTCGACTTCTCGCGCCTCAACTCGGCGTAG
- a CDS encoding PH domain-containing protein: MDGDPIAIADNDRALTPLAPNHVKLLRTQAAIMTVPFVIASLVLESADLLPRGAFLAPVLLLAAWAIARVPLRRHAARGYDLGADRLRVARGLWFRSDTVVPFGRVQHIDVTQGPLERAFGLSTLVVHTAGTHNASVSLPGLATDDAAAMRETIRTHIKRETV; encoded by the coding sequence ATGGACGGGGACCCCATCGCCATCGCCGATAACGATCGCGCGCTGACGCCGCTGGCGCCGAATCACGTCAAACTGCTGCGCACGCAGGCGGCGATCATGACGGTGCCTTTCGTCATCGCCTCGCTGGTTCTCGAATCGGCGGACCTGTTGCCACGCGGCGCATTCCTCGCTCCGGTCTTGCTCCTCGCGGCATGGGCCATCGCGCGGGTGCCGCTGCGCCGCCATGCCGCGCGCGGGTACGATCTCGGCGCGGACCGGTTGCGGGTGGCGCGCGGCCTATGGTTCCGATCCGATACCGTGGTGCCATTCGGGCGCGTCCAGCACATCGACGTGACGCAGGGCCCCCTGGAACGCGCGTTCGGCCTGTCCACGCTGGTCGTCCACACCGCGGGCACGCACAACGCCAGCGTATCGCTACCCGGTCTTGCTACAGACGACGCCGCTGCGATGCGCGAGACGATCCGCACGCACATCAAGCGCGAGACGGTGTGA
- the gpmA gene encoding 2,3-diphosphoglycerate-dependent phosphoglycerate mutase, with protein MSTLILIRHGQSRWNLENRFTGWWDVDLTEKGVAEAIAAGELLAEKGVLPTVAFTSLQTRAIKTLHLALEACGRLWIPETKDWRLNERHYGGLTGLDKAETAARHGDEQVHIWRRSFDVPPPDMEPGSEFDLSADPRYAGIAVPRTESLKLTIERVLPYWESAILPQLAAGETVVVAAHGNSLRALVKHLSDISDEDITGLEIPTGQPIVYRFDDAMTPGERRYLKDT; from the coding sequence TTGTCCACGCTGATCCTCATCCGCCACGGCCAGAGCCGCTGGAACCTCGAGAACCGCTTCACCGGCTGGTGGGACGTCGACCTGACCGAAAAGGGCGTCGCCGAGGCGATCGCCGCGGGCGAGCTTCTCGCCGAGAAAGGCGTGCTGCCGACGGTTGCGTTCACTTCGCTCCAGACGCGCGCGATCAAGACGCTGCATCTCGCGCTCGAGGCCTGCGGGCGGTTGTGGATCCCCGAAACCAAGGACTGGCGCCTGAACGAGCGGCACTACGGCGGCCTCACCGGTCTCGACAAGGCGGAGACCGCTGCCCGCCACGGCGACGAACAGGTCCACATCTGGCGCCGGAGTTTCGACGTTCCGCCGCCGGACATGGAACCCGGGAGCGAGTTCGACCTCAGCGCCGACCCGCGTTACGCCGGCATAGCGGTGCCGCGCACCGAGAGCCTCAAGCTCACCATCGAGCGCGTCCTGCCGTACTGGGAAAGCGCGATCCTGCCGCAGCTTGCCGCAGGCGAGACCGTGGTCGTCGCCGCGCACGGCAATTCGCTGCGCGCGCTCGTCAAGCACCTGTCGGACATTTCCGACGAGGATATCACCGGGCTGGAAATCCCCACCGGGCAGCCGATCGTCTATCGCTTCGATGATGCCATGACGCCGGGCGAGCGGCGCTACCTCAAGGACACCTGA
- the purE gene encoding 5-(carboxyamino)imidazole ribonucleotide mutase: MAPKRADVAIVMGSQSDWATMKCAAEVLDELGVSYEARIVSAHRTPDRLHQFGKTAHEQGFKVVVAGAGGAAHLPGMIAALTHLPVLGVPVKSKALKGLDSLLSIVQMPAGVPTGTLAIGEPGATNAGLLAAAILALSDEGLSQRLRDWRAARTAAVGEVPED, encoded by the coding sequence ATGGCCCCCAAGCGCGCAGACGTCGCAATCGTGATGGGAAGCCAGTCCGACTGGGCGACCATGAAATGCGCCGCCGAGGTGCTGGACGAACTCGGCGTGAGCTACGAGGCGCGGATCGTCTCGGCGCATCGCACGCCCGACCGGCTGCACCAGTTCGGCAAGACCGCGCACGAGCAGGGGTTCAAGGTCGTGGTGGCGGGCGCTGGCGGTGCGGCGCACCTCCCGGGCATGATCGCCGCGCTGACCCACCTGCCGGTGCTCGGCGTGCCGGTGAAGTCGAAGGCGCTCAAGGGCCTCGATAGCCTTCTGTCGATCGTCCAGATGCCCGCCGGGGTACCGACGGGCACGCTCGCCATCGGGGAGCCGGGGGCAACCAATGCCGGGCTGCTTGCCGCGGCAATCCTCGCGCTGTCGGACGAAGGCCTGTCGCAGCGGCTTCGCGACTGGCGCGCGGCGCGCACTGCCGCCGTCGGCGAGGTACCGGAAGACTGA
- a CDS encoding 5-(carboxyamino)imidazole ribonucleotide synthase — protein sequence MLRVGGTIGILGGGQLGRMLALAAAPLGYRCHIYTPERDSVAAEVAAEVTVAPFTDPLALARFADACDAITFEWENVPTAPLQFLGDRIAPGLRALETAQDRLREKRFVEGLGGRPAPFAPVDSPEDLARAIDRIGTPGVLKTARDGYDGKGQWRIGSARDAEAIRLPQASCVYEGWVEYEAEFSVILVRAGDGEVRFWDTTENRHDGGILAHTLWPPCAAVSAQVGAARELAGKVAEALGYVGVLTLEFFATKDGPVFNEMAPRVHNSGHWTIEGAATSQFENHMRAVAGLPLGDTATVVSRAVMDNLIGDVSQAHAVLSDPAAHLHLYGKSEAREGRKMGHVTRTWHAA from the coding sequence ATGCTGCGGGTCGGGGGGACCATCGGCATTCTCGGCGGCGGCCAGCTCGGCCGGATGCTTGCGCTGGCAGCCGCGCCTCTCGGATACCGATGCCATATCTATACGCCCGAGCGCGACAGCGTGGCGGCGGAGGTTGCCGCTGAGGTCACCGTGGCGCCGTTCACCGATCCCCTCGCGCTGGCGCGCTTCGCCGATGCCTGCGACGCGATCACGTTCGAGTGGGAGAACGTACCCACCGCGCCCTTGCAGTTCCTCGGCGACCGGATCGCACCCGGATTGCGCGCGCTCGAGACGGCGCAGGACCGGCTCAGGGAAAAGCGCTTCGTGGAGGGGCTCGGCGGACGGCCCGCACCGTTCGCCCCGGTCGATTCGCCCGAGGATCTCGCCCGCGCGATCGACCGGATCGGCACCCCCGGCGTGCTCAAGACCGCGCGCGACGGTTACGACGGCAAGGGCCAGTGGCGGATCGGTTCCGCCCGCGATGCCGAAGCGATCCGACTGCCGCAGGCGTCGTGCGTCTACGAAGGGTGGGTCGAGTATGAGGCCGAATTCTCGGTGATCCTCGTGCGCGCCGGCGATGGCGAGGTGCGGTTCTGGGATACGACCGAGAACCGGCACGATGGCGGCATCCTCGCGCACACGCTGTGGCCGCCTTGCGCGGCGGTCTCGGCGCAAGTCGGCGCGGCACGCGAGCTTGCGGGCAAGGTCGCCGAGGCGCTCGGCTATGTCGGGGTCCTGACGCTCGAATTCTTCGCGACGAAGGATGGACCGGTGTTCAACGAGATGGCCCCGCGGGTCCACAACTCGGGCCACTGGACCATCGAGGGCGCGGCGACGAGCCAGTTCGAAAACCACATGCGCGCCGTCGCCGGGCTGCCGCTCGGGGACACTGCGACCGTGGTCAGCCGCGCGGTCATGGACAACCTGATCGGCGATGTTTCGCAAGCCCATGCCGTTCTCTCCGACCCGGCGGCGCACCTTCATCTCTACGGCAAGTCCGAAGCGCGCGAGGGGCGCAAGATGGGCCATGTGACGCGGACATGGCACGCAGCGTAA
- a CDS encoding dihydrofolate reductase: MARSVTAILARAANGTIGREGALPWRLPADLNRFKALTMGTPMIMGRKTFESLPGLLPGRPHIVLTRSREWCAEGAQVAHSAEEALSLAGGGDVSVVGGAEVYRLMLPHTTRIELTEVHAEVEGDTHMPPFGDAWREVAREDHPAADGRPAFSFVTLARSGERGR, from the coding sequence ATGGCACGCAGCGTAACCGCGATCCTCGCGCGGGCAGCCAACGGCACCATCGGCAGGGAGGGCGCGCTGCCGTGGCGCCTCCCGGCCGACCTCAACCGGTTCAAGGCCCTTACCATGGGCACGCCGATGATCATGGGGCGCAAGACCTTCGAAAGCCTGCCCGGGCTTCTTCCCGGCAGGCCGCACATCGTCCTTACCCGCAGCCGCGAATGGTGCGCCGAGGGTGCGCAGGTGGCGCATTCGGCGGAGGAGGCCTTGTCGCTCGCTGGCGGCGGGGACGTTTCGGTGGTCGGCGGGGCCGAGGTCTATCGCCTGATGCTGCCGCACACGACGCGGATCGAGCTGACCGAAGTCCATGCCGAAGTGGAGGGCGACACCCACATGCCGCCGTTCGGCGACGCATGGCGCGAAGTGGCGCGCGAGGATCATCCCGCAGCGGACGGGCGCCCGGCGTTTTCGTTCGTCACTCTCGCGCGCTCGGGGGAGCGCGGCCGGTGA
- a CDS encoding bifunctional riboflavin kinase/FAD synthetase, with translation MRWLDHRDRIPESLRGAVIALGNFDGFHLGHQAVAGEAIRWAREQGRPSIVATFDPHPVRHFKPDAAPFRLTTLEQRQELYLAAGATAMLVFHFDGELAGTTAEDFVRVLLHQRLGAAGVVTGEDFTFGKGRGGNLSVLRDLGGEVGIEARTVAPVLDGGEPVSSSRVRTALQAGDCATATRLLTRPFAIRGVVQHGDKVGRTIGYPTANLPLEGYLRPRYGIYAVTGKVLATGQELGGAANIGVRPTFDPPKELLEPYFFDFDGDLYGQEIEVAFHHFLRPEAKFDSLDALTAQMAKDCDRARELLSARPT, from the coding sequence GTGAGGTGGCTCGATCATCGCGACCGTATCCCCGAATCCCTGCGCGGCGCGGTGATCGCGCTCGGCAACTTCGACGGGTTCCACCTGGGCCATCAGGCGGTCGCGGGAGAGGCGATCCGCTGGGCGCGCGAGCAGGGGCGGCCGAGCATCGTCGCCACCTTCGATCCCCACCCGGTGCGCCATTTCAAGCCCGATGCGGCGCCGTTCCGGCTGACCACGCTCGAACAGCGGCAGGAGCTTTACCTCGCCGCCGGGGCGACCGCGATGCTGGTGTTCCATTTCGACGGCGAGCTGGCGGGGACCACCGCAGAGGATTTCGTCCGCGTGCTGCTCCACCAGCGACTCGGCGCAGCGGGGGTGGTGACGGGCGAGGACTTCACCTTCGGCAAGGGGCGCGGCGGGAACCTGTCGGTGCTGCGCGATCTGGGCGGGGAGGTCGGGATCGAGGCGCGCACCGTTGCGCCGGTGCTGGACGGGGGCGAGCCGGTCTCGTCCAGCCGCGTGCGAACGGCGCTCCAGGCAGGCGACTGCGCAACCGCGACGCGCCTGCTGACACGCCCCTTCGCCATTCGCGGGGTGGTACAGCATGGCGACAAGGTGGGGCGCACGATCGGGTACCCCACCGCGAACCTGCCGCTCGAAGGATATTTGCGCCCGCGTTACGGAATCTACGCCGTGACCGGGAAGGTACTCGCCACCGGGCAGGAGCTTGGGGGCGCGGCCAACATCGGCGTCCGGCCCACCTTCGATCCGCCGAAGGAACTGCTCGAGCCCTATTTCTTCGATTTCGACGGCGACCTCTACGGGCAGGAAATCGAGGTGGCGTTCCACCATTTCCTTCGGCCCGAGGCGAAGTTCGACAGCCTCGATGCGCTGACGGCGCAGATGGCGAAGGATTGCGACCGGGCGCGCGAGCTTCTAAGCGCCCGCCCGACATGA
- the ileS gene encoding isoleucine--tRNA ligase, which translates to MSEADTTKRDYRDTVFLPKTDFPMKAGLPQKEPGIAARWEAERLYEQLRDARRGRPKFMYHDGPPYANGDMHIGHALNHTIKDMVCRTQNLLGKDAPYVPGWDCHGLPIEWKVEEQYRKAKKNKDEVPLLEFRAECRAYAQHWVDVQRGQLKRLGVMADWDNPYLTMQPESEATIVAELLKFAESGQLYRGAKPVMWSPVEKTALAEAEVEYEDIISTQIDVAFEITQSPIPELVGAHAVIWTTTPWTIPVNQALAYGPDIEYVLLSVTADTVGVGAKGDRRVNEVLAAAGLPFHTNASSKFLVAKELATAFADRLNKAAKALDYGEVGPPSLQEYIDPWVERDASIAGSKLAGTIARHPMHHLGGFFAEPRPFLPGDFVTTDSGTGLVHMAPDHGEDDFDLCKAHGLNPKFAVEGDGKYREDWGWLGGQGSVINPKFNAPDGPICADLREAGALLAASADYKHSYPHSWRSKAKVIYRCTPQWFVPMDKPLAHLPAISLAEQRWENEGGDDTIDEEATAGSPTLREIALAEIERVQFTPEKGRNRIGSMVSGRPDWVLSRQRAWGVPITLFVNRQTGDYLVDPEVNAAIVAAVRAEGMDAWTPDTAHRFLAGKYDAAEWEPVSDILDVWFDSGCSHAYVLEDKERWPDLSWPADIYVEGSDQHRGWFQSSLLESCATRGRAPYDRILTHGFTMDAKGMKMSKSLGNTIDPIKVMETFGADIIRLWALSVDFTEDHRIGDEILKGVADQYRKLRNTFRYLLGALDGFDFDTEAVGYAEMPELERYVLARLAQLDATVRASIDTYDFNEYVRALIEFCNEDLSAFYFDIRKDRLYCDDPAGIERRATRTVLDVLFQALVRYAAPVLVFTAEEVWATRFPDRGSVHLLEMHPLPGEFANEALVARYAALLALRERVTEAVEPLRREKVVRSSLEAEVTVPADAVPEGFSDETLAELFITATVRRGDGDEVTVTRTQDHKCGRCWRLLPEVAEDGDLCARCADVIEGVLA; encoded by the coding sequence ATGAGCGAAGCTGACACCACGAAGCGCGACTACCGCGACACCGTCTTCCTGCCGAAGACCGACTTTCCGATGAAGGCCGGCCTGCCGCAGAAGGAGCCGGGTATTGCCGCGCGGTGGGAGGCCGAAAGGCTCTACGAACAGCTGCGCGATGCCCGCCGGGGCCGGCCGAAGTTCATGTACCATGACGGCCCGCCCTACGCGAACGGCGACATGCACATCGGCCACGCGCTGAACCACACGATCAAGGACATGGTCTGCCGCACGCAGAACCTGCTGGGCAAGGATGCGCCCTACGTCCCCGGTTGGGACTGCCACGGGCTGCCGATCGAGTGGAAGGTCGAGGAGCAGTACCGCAAGGCGAAGAAGAACAAGGACGAGGTTCCGCTTCTCGAATTTCGCGCCGAATGCCGCGCCTATGCGCAGCACTGGGTCGACGTGCAGCGCGGGCAGCTCAAGCGCCTCGGCGTGATGGCCGATTGGGACAACCCGTACCTGACGATGCAGCCCGAGAGCGAGGCGACGATCGTTGCCGAACTGCTCAAGTTCGCGGAAAGCGGCCAGCTCTATCGCGGGGCCAAGCCGGTGATGTGGTCCCCGGTCGAAAAGACCGCGCTGGCCGAGGCGGAGGTCGAGTACGAGGACATCATCTCGACCCAGATCGACGTGGCGTTCGAGATCACCCAGAGCCCGATCCCCGAGCTGGTCGGCGCGCACGCGGTGATCTGGACCACCACGCCGTGGACGATCCCGGTGAACCAGGCTTTGGCCTATGGGCCGGACATTGAATACGTCCTGCTTTCGGTCACGGCTGACACTGTTGGAGTTGGTGCGAAAGGTGATCGGCGGGTCAACGAGGTTCTGGCCGCGGCCGGTCTCCCGTTCCACACGAATGCGAGCTCCAAGTTTCTCGTAGCGAAGGAGCTGGCTACCGCCTTTGCGGACCGCCTGAACAAGGCGGCGAAGGCTTTAGACTACGGTGAGGTTGGGCCGCCTTCCCTGCAAGAATATATCGATCCGTGGGTTGAACGAGATGCTTCGATCGCAGGCTCCAAGCTCGCCGGCACCATCGCCCGCCACCCGATGCACCACCTCGGCGGGTTCTTCGCCGAGCCGCGGCCGTTCCTGCCGGGCGACTTCGTCACCACCGACAGCGGCACCGGGCTCGTCCACATGGCGCCCGACCACGGCGAGGACGATTTCGACTTGTGCAAGGCGCACGGCCTCAACCCCAAGTTCGCGGTCGAGGGCGACGGCAAGTACCGCGAGGACTGGGGCTGGCTCGGCGGGCAGGGCTCGGTGATCAATCCCAAGTTCAACGCCCCCGATGGGCCGATCTGCGCGGACCTGCGCGAAGCGGGCGCGCTGCTCGCGGCGAGCGCGGACTACAAGCACTCCTACCCGCACTCGTGGCGCTCGAAGGCCAAGGTGATCTACCGCTGCACCCCGCAGTGGTTCGTGCCGATGGACAAGCCCTTGGCGCACCTGCCTGCGATCTCTCTCGCGGAGCAACGCTGGGAGAACGAGGGCGGCGACGACACCATCGACGAGGAAGCTACCGCCGGTTCGCCCACCCTGCGCGAAATCGCGCTCGCCGAGATCGAGCGGGTCCAGTTCACGCCCGAAAAGGGCCGCAACCGCATCGGTTCGATGGTCTCCGGCCGCCCAGACTGGGTGCTCAGCCGCCAGCGCGCGTGGGGCGTGCCGATCACGCTGTTCGTCAATCGCCAGACCGGCGACTACCTTGTCGACCCGGAGGTGAATGCCGCGATCGTCGCCGCCGTCCGCGCCGAGGGTATGGACGCCTGGACCCCCGACACCGCGCACCGCTTCCTGGCAGGCAAATACGACGCCGCCGAGTGGGAGCCGGTCAGCGACATTCTCGACGTCTGGTTCGATTCGGGCTGCAGCCACGCCTACGTGCTCGAGGACAAGGAGCGGTGGCCCGACCTGTCGTGGCCGGCGGACATCTACGTCGAAGGTTCGGACCAGCACCGCGGCTGGTTCCAGTCCTCGCTGCTCGAATCGTGCGCCACCCGCGGCCGCGCGCCGTACGACCGCATCCTTACCCACGGCTTCACGATGGACGCCAAAGGCATGAAGATGTCGAAGTCGCTCGGCAACACCATTGACCCGATCAAGGTGATGGAGACCTTTGGCGCGGACATCATCCGGCTGTGGGCGCTGTCGGTCGATTTCACCGAAGACCACCGCATCGGCGACGAGATCCTCAAGGGCGTGGCCGACCAGTACCGCAAGCTGCGCAACACCTTCCGCTATCTGCTCGGCGCGCTCGACGGGTTCGACTTTGACACCGAGGCGGTGGGGTATGCCGAGATGCCCGAGCTCGAACGCTACGTGCTCGCGCGGCTGGCGCAGCTCGACGCGACCGTCCGCGCATCGATCGATACCTACGACTTCAACGAGTACGTCCGCGCGCTGATCGAGTTCTGCAACGAAGACCTTTCGGCGTTCTACTTCGATATCCGCAAGGACCGGCTCTACTGCGACGATCCGGCCGGGATCGAGCGGCGGGCCACGCGCACCGTGCTCGACGTGCTCTTCCAGGCGCTCGTCCGCTATGCCGCCCCGGTGCTGGTGTTCACTGCCGAGGAGGTCTGGGCCACCCGCTTCCCGGACCGGGGCAGCGTCCACCTGCTCGAGATGCACCCGCTGCCGGGCGAGTTCGCGAACGAGGCGCTGGTTGCCCGGTACGCCGCGCTGCTGGCGCTGCGCGAACGCGTTACCGAGGCGGTCGAGCCGCTGCGGCGCGAAAAGGTCGTGCGCTCCAGCCTTGAGGCCGAGGTCACCGTTCCTGCCGATGCAGTGCCCGAGGGCTTTTCCGACGAGACTCTCGCCGAACTGTTCATCACCGCGACAGTGCGCCGGGGCGATGGCGACGAAGTGACCGTCACCCGCACCCAGGACCACAAGTGCGGCCGCTGCTGGCGGCTTCTGCCGGAGGTTGCCGAGGATGGCGACCTGTGCGCACGTTGTGCTGACGTGATCGAGGGGGTGCTGGCATGA
- the lspA gene encoding signal peptidase II yields the protein MNPLTKNRLIGLALAVLLFAADQATKGYILNVLQLDLGQSHYIMPIFQFTLTHNYGVSLGMLTATSQEMRWGLVALTSVIAVVVTVWMVREKLLADIIPLAMILGGALGNIKDRYEYGYVVDFLDLHFGEFRPFLIFNIADAAITIGVLIILARSLFVREKAPEEKPADTVVEN from the coding sequence ATGAACCCTCTGACGAAGAACCGGCTGATCGGCCTTGCGCTCGCGGTGCTGCTGTTCGCGGCCGACCAGGCGACCAAGGGGTACATCCTCAACGTCCTGCAGCTCGATCTCGGCCAGTCGCACTACATCATGCCGATCTTCCAGTTCACGCTGACCCACAACTACGGCGTCTCGCTCGGCATGCTGACCGCGACCAGCCAGGAGATGCGCTGGGGACTCGTTGCGCTGACCTCGGTCATCGCGGTGGTCGTCACGGTGTGGATGGTGCGCGAGAAGCTGCTCGCCGACATCATCCCCTTGGCGATGATCCTCGGCGGGGCGCTCGGCAACATCAAGGATCGCTACGAATACGGCTACGTCGTGGACTTCCTCGACCTGCATTTCGGCGAGTTCCGCCCGTTCCTCATCTTCAACATCGCCGATGCGGCCATCACAATCGGCGTGCTGATCATCCTTGCCCGATCGCTCTTCGTGCGCGAAAAGGCCCCTGAAGAAAAACCGGCCGACACGGTCGTGGAGAATTGA
- a CDS encoding DUF3035 domain-containing protein has product MRKIALVALSCSLLAACGSGGILNRERPDEFAVQRQAPLVVPPDFSLTPPAPGAPRPTEGTASEQALDALFGGPAARSQVETSALDRAGVAEPGIRTAVGDPLTNTVAKGRVTRDIIAAPEGDGQGASAVIPG; this is encoded by the coding sequence ATGCGCAAGATCGCCCTCGTCGCCCTTTCGTGCTCCTTGCTCGCCGCGTGCGGCAGCGGCGGCATCCTCAACCGCGAGCGGCCCGACGAGTTCGCCGTGCAGCGCCAGGCGCCGCTGGTGGTCCCGCCCGATTTCTCGCTGACTCCGCCCGCCCCCGGTGCCCCGCGCCCGACCGAAGGCACCGCGTCAGAGCAGGCGCTCGATGCGCTGTTCGGTGGCCCGGCCGCGCGCAGCCAGGTCGAAACGAGCGCGCTCGACCGCGCCGGCGTCGCCGAGCCGGGCATCCGCACCGCGGTGGGCGATCCGCTGACCAACACGGTCGCCAAGGGCCGCGTGACCCGCGACATCATCGCCGCGCCGGAAGGCGACGGTCAGGGTGCTTCGGCCGTTATTCCGGGTTGA